The proteins below come from a single Streptomyces spongiicola genomic window:
- the atpB gene encoding F0F1 ATP synthase subunit A, with the protein MADNGCGFPAPGLHSFLFQPIATVGGFEFNKVMLLALITTLVVVSFFYAAFGRAKVVPGKLQMIGEAGYDFVRRGIVYETIGKREGEKFVPLMVSIFFFVWIMNIWSVVPLAQFPVASIIAYPMVLALIVYVVWVSLTFKRHGFVGGWKNITGYDPSLGPIKWLVSFIEFFSNLLVRPFTHAVRLFANMFAGHLMLVMFTIASWYLLNSWLIPAAGVSFVMTMAMIVFELFVQAVQAYVFVLLACSYIQGALAEHH; encoded by the coding sequence CTGGCCGACAACGGCTGTGGCTTTCCGGCGCCGGGCCTGCACTCCTTCCTCTTCCAGCCCATCGCCACCGTCGGCGGCTTCGAGTTCAACAAGGTGATGCTGCTCGCGCTGATCACCACGCTCGTCGTCGTCAGCTTCTTCTACGCGGCGTTCGGCAGGGCGAAGGTCGTCCCGGGCAAGCTGCAGATGATCGGCGAGGCCGGCTACGACTTCGTGCGCCGCGGAATCGTCTACGAGACCATCGGGAAGCGTGAGGGCGAGAAGTTCGTCCCGCTGATGGTCTCGATCTTCTTCTTCGTCTGGATCATGAACATCTGGTCCGTGGTCCCGCTGGCGCAGTTCCCGGTGGCGTCGATCATCGCGTACCCGATGGTCCTGGCCCTGATCGTCTATGTGGTCTGGGTCTCGCTGACCTTCAAGCGCCACGGCTTCGTCGGCGGCTGGAAGAACATCACCGGTTACGACCCGTCGCTCGGCCCGATCAAGTGGCTGGTCTCGTTCATCGAGTTCTTCTCCAACCTGCTGGTCCGCCCGTTCACCCACGCGGTCCGGCTCTTCGCCAACATGTTCGCCGGTCATCTGATGCTGGTGATGTTCACCATCGCCTCCTGGTACCTGCTGAACAGCTGGCTCATCCCGGCCGCCGGCGTCTCCTTCGTGATGACCATGGCCATGATCGTCTTCGAGCTCTTCGTCCAGGCCGTCCAGGCGTACGTCTTCGTCCTGCTGGCCTGCTCCTACATTCAGGGCGCTCTCGCCGAGCACCACTGA
- the atpE gene encoding ATP synthase F0 subunit C: MAATETLAAVSGSLGSIGYGLAAIGPGIGVGIVFGNGTQALARQPEAAGLIRANQILGFAFCEALALIGIVMPFVYGP, encoded by the coding sequence ATGGCTGCCACTGAGACCCTCGCCGCTGTCTCCGGTTCGCTCGGCTCCATCGGTTACGGCCTCGCCGCCATCGGCCCCGGCATCGGCGTCGGCATCGTCTTCGGTAACGGCACCCAGGCCCTGGCCCGTCAGCCCGAGGCCGCCGGCCTGATCCGCGCCAACCAGATCCTCGGCTTCGCCTTCTGTGAGGCGCTCGCCCTCATCGGCATCGTCATGCCGTTCGTTTACGGTCCGTGA
- a CDS encoding F0F1 ATP synthase subunit B: MIANLVQLAAGEEQSPLLPPGPELLVGTIAFAIVFFFLAKKLLPNINRVLEERREAIEGGMEKAEAAQVEAQSVLEQYRAQLAEARHEAARLRQEATEQGAAIIAEMRAEGQRQREEIVAAGHAQIEADRKAAASALRQDVGQLATDLAGKLVGESLEDHARQSRVIDRFLDELEEKAEAAR; this comes from the coding sequence GTGATCGCCAACCTCGTTCAGCTGGCGGCCGGGGAGGAGCAGAGCCCGCTCCTTCCCCCGGGCCCCGAGCTGCTCGTCGGCACGATCGCCTTCGCCATCGTCTTCTTCTTCCTCGCCAAGAAGCTCCTCCCGAACATCAACAGGGTTCTGGAGGAGCGCCGCGAGGCCATCGAAGGCGGCATGGAGAAGGCCGAGGCGGCCCAGGTCGAGGCCCAGAGCGTGCTCGAGCAGTACCGCGCTCAGCTCGCCGAGGCCCGTCACGAGGCCGCGCGTCTGCGCCAGGAGGCCACGGAGCAGGGCGCCGCGATCATCGCCGAGATGCGCGCGGAAGGCCAGCGGCAGCGCGAGGAGATCGTCGCCGCCGGCCACGCCCAGATCGAGGCCGACCGCAAGGCCGCGGCGTCCGCGCTGCGCCAGGACGTGGGCCAGCTGGCCACCGACCTGGCCGGCAAGCTGGTCGGTGAGTCCCTCGAGGACCACGCCCGCCAGAGCCGTGTCATCGACCGCTTCCTCGACGAGCTCGAGGAGAAGGCCGAGGCCGCCCGATGA
- a CDS encoding F0F1 ATP synthase subunit delta, with the protein MNGASREALAAARERLDALTDSTSADAAKLAEELVAVTALLDREVSLRRVLTDPAQPGEGKAELAARLLSGQVGGESADLVSGMVRSRWSQSRDLVDALERLAATAELTAAQRAGTLDGVEDELFRFGRIVASNPSLRAALTDRTATAAAKSQLVRGLLGGKVDPVTERLVVRLVTAPRGRSLEAGLESLSKLAAERRNRLVAVVTSAVPLSDRQKQRLAAVLANVYGREMHLNLDVDPGVLGGISVRVGDELIDGTVLDRIAEAQRRLTG; encoded by the coding sequence ATGAACGGAGCGAGCCGCGAGGCACTGGCCGCCGCACGCGAGCGTCTCGACGCGCTGACCGACAGCACGTCGGCCGACGCGGCGAAGCTCGCCGAGGAGCTGGTCGCCGTCACCGCGCTGCTCGACCGCGAGGTGTCGCTGCGTCGGGTCCTGACCGACCCGGCGCAGCCCGGTGAGGGCAAGGCCGAGCTGGCCGCCCGGCTGCTGAGCGGTCAGGTGGGCGGCGAGTCCGCCGACCTGGTCTCCGGGATGGTCCGCTCCCGCTGGTCGCAGTCCCGCGACCTGGTGGACGCGCTGGAGAGGCTGGCGGCCACCGCCGAGCTCACGGCCGCGCAGCGGGCCGGCACCCTGGACGGCGTCGAGGACGAGCTGTTCCGGTTCGGCCGGATCGTCGCGTCCAACCCGTCGCTGCGTGCCGCGCTGACCGACCGGACCGCCACGGCGGCCGCCAAGTCCCAGCTGGTCCGAGGCCTCCTCGGCGGCAAGGTCGACCCCGTCACCGAGCGGCTCGTGGTCCGTCTTGTCACGGCACCCCGTGGACGTAGCCTGGAAGCGGGACTCGAGTCCCTCTCCAAGCTCGCCGCCGAGCGCCGGAACCGGCTGGTCGCCGTGGTCACCTCCGCGGTACCGCTGTCCGACCGGCAGAAGCAGCGCCTCGCAGCCGTGCTGGCGAACGTGTACGGCCGTGAGATGCATCTGAACCTGGACGTGGACCCCGGGGTCCTCGGCGGGATCTCGGTGCGGGTCGGCGACGAGCTGATCGACGGGACGGTCCTGGACCGCATCGCCGAGGCACAGCGCCGCCTCACGGGCTGA
- the atpA gene encoding F0F1 ATP synthase subunit alpha has protein sequence MAELTIRPEEIRDALEDFVQSYKPDAASREEVGTVSLAGDGIAKVEGLPSTMANELLKFEDGTLGLALNLEEREIGAIVLGEFSGIEEGQPVQRTGEVLSVAVGEGYLGRVVDPLGNPIDGLGEIETSGRRALELQAPTVMQRKSVHEPMETGYKAVDAMTPVGRGQRQLIIGDRQTGKTALAVDTIINQRDNWRSGDPSKQVRCIYVAVGQKGSTIASVRGALEEAGALEYTTIVAAPASDPAGFKYLAPYTGSAIGQHWMYEGKHVLIVFDDLSKQADAYRAVSLLLRRPPGREAYPGDVFYLHSRLLERCAKLSDDMGAGSMTGLPIVETKANDVSAFIPTNVISITDGQCFLESDLFNAGQRPALNVGISVSRVGGSAQHKAMKQVSGRLRVDLAQYRELEAFAAFGSDLDAASKSALERGKRMVELLKQPQYAPYSTENQVVSIWAGTTGKMDDVPVEDIRRFESELLEFLHREHKTLMTSIREGGKMSDDLLEKLAEAIADFKRQFETSDGRLLGEDAPAAVNVSK, from the coding sequence ATGGCGGAGCTCACGATCCGGCCGGAGGAGATCCGGGACGCGCTGGAGGACTTTGTCCAGTCGTACAAGCCGGACGCGGCCTCGCGCGAGGAGGTCGGTACGGTCAGCCTTGCCGGCGACGGCATCGCGAAGGTCGAGGGACTTCCCTCGACGATGGCCAACGAACTGCTGAAGTTCGAGGACGGCACCCTCGGCCTCGCCCTCAACCTCGAGGAGCGCGAGATCGGTGCCATCGTCCTCGGTGAGTTCAGCGGCATCGAGGAGGGCCAGCCGGTCCAGCGCACCGGCGAGGTCCTGTCCGTCGCCGTCGGCGAGGGCTACCTCGGCCGCGTTGTCGACCCGCTCGGCAACCCGATCGACGGCCTCGGCGAGATCGAGACCTCGGGCCGCCGCGCCCTCGAACTGCAGGCCCCCACGGTCATGCAGCGCAAGTCGGTGCACGAGCCCATGGAGACGGGCTACAAGGCCGTCGACGCGATGACCCCGGTCGGCCGCGGTCAGCGTCAGCTGATCATCGGCGACCGCCAGACGGGCAAGACCGCCCTGGCCGTCGACACGATCATCAACCAGCGCGACAACTGGCGCTCCGGCGACCCGTCGAAGCAGGTCCGCTGCATCTACGTCGCCGTCGGCCAGAAGGGCTCCACCATCGCGTCCGTGCGCGGCGCGCTGGAGGAGGCCGGCGCCCTCGAGTACACGACGATCGTCGCCGCCCCGGCGTCCGACCCGGCCGGCTTCAAGTACCTGGCGCCGTACACCGGCTCGGCCATCGGCCAGCACTGGATGTACGAGGGCAAGCACGTCCTCATCGTCTTCGACGACCTGTCGAAGCAGGCCGACGCCTACCGCGCCGTGTCGCTGCTGCTGCGCCGCCCGCCGGGCCGTGAGGCCTACCCGGGCGACGTCTTCTACCTGCACTCCCGTCTGCTGGAGCGCTGCGCCAAGCTGTCCGACGACATGGGAGCCGGCTCGATGACCGGGCTGCCGATCGTCGAGACCAAGGCCAACGACGTGTCGGCGTTCATCCCGACCAACGTCATCTCCATCACCGACGGCCAGTGCTTCCTGGAGTCCGACCTGTTCAACGCCGGTCAGCGCCCGGCCCTGAACGTCGGTATCTCGGTCTCCCGCGTCGGTGGCTCCGCCCAGCACAAGGCCATGAAGCAGGTCTCCGGCCGGCTTCGCGTCGACCTGGCCCAGTACCGCGAGCTGGAGGCGTTCGCCGCCTTCGGTTCCGACCTGGACGCCGCGTCGAAGTCCGCCCTGGAGCGCGGCAAGCGCATGGTCGAGCTGCTGAAGCAGCCGCAGTACGCCCCGTACTCGACGGAGAACCAGGTCGTCTCCATCTGGGCCGGCACCACCGGCAAGATGGACGACGTCCCGGTCGAGGACATCCGCCGCTTCGAGTCCGAGCTGCTCGAGTTCCTGCACCGCGAGCACAAGACGCTGATGACCTCCATCCGCGAGGGCGGCAAGATGTCCGACGACCTGCTCGAGAAGCTCGCCGAGGCGATCGCCGACTTCAAGAGGCAGTTCGAGACGTCCGACGGCAGGCTGCTCGGCGAGGACGCTCCGGCGGCCGTCAACGTCTCGAAGTGA
- a CDS encoding F0F1 ATP synthase subunit gamma: protein MGAQLRVYKRRIKTVSATKKITKAMEMISASRIVKAQRKVAASTPYATELTRAVTAVATGSNTKHPLTTEAESPARAAVLLLTSDRGLAGGYSSNAIKTAARLTERLRGEGKEVDTYVVGRKGVAYYGFRELPIADSWTGFTDNPSYADAKEIAAPLIEAIEKDTGEGGVDELHIVFTEFVSMLTQTPVDGRLLPLSLGEAEAGGGGKDELLPLFDFEPSAEDVLDALLPRYVESRIYNALLQAAASEHASRRKAMKSATDNAGDLINTYTRLANAARQADITQEISEIVGGASALADATAGSDY from the coding sequence ATGGGAGCCCAGCTCCGGGTCTACAAGCGTCGTATCAAGACGGTCAGCGCGACGAAGAAGATCACCAAGGCGATGGAGATGATCTCCGCCTCGCGCATCGTCAAGGCGCAGCGCAAGGTGGCGGCCTCCACGCCGTACGCGACCGAGCTGACCCGCGCGGTCACCGCGGTGGCGACCGGTTCGAACACGAAGCACCCGCTGACCACGGAGGCGGAGTCCCCGGCCCGTGCCGCGGTCCTGCTCCTCACCAGCGACCGCGGGCTGGCCGGCGGCTACTCCTCCAACGCCATCAAGACGGCCGCCCGGCTGACCGAGCGGCTCCGCGGCGAGGGCAAGGAGGTCGACACCTATGTCGTCGGCCGCAAGGGCGTGGCCTACTACGGCTTCCGTGAACTTCCGATCGCGGACTCCTGGACGGGCTTCACCGACAACCCGTCGTACGCCGACGCCAAGGAGATCGCGGCGCCCCTGATCGAGGCGATCGAGAAGGACACGGGCGAGGGCGGCGTGGACGAACTCCACATCGTCTTCACCGAGTTCGTCTCGATGCTGACGCAGACGCCGGTCGACGGCCGGCTGCTGCCGCTCAGCCTCGGCGAGGCGGAGGCCGGGGGCGGCGGGAAGGACGAGCTGCTTCCGCTGTTCGACTTCGAGCCGTCGGCGGAGGACGTCCTCGACGCGCTGCTGCCCCGGTACGTCGAGAGCCGGATCTACAACGCCCTGCTTCAGGCCGCGGCTTCCGAGCACGCGTCCCGCCGCAAGGCGATGAAGTCGGCGACCGACAACGCGGGTGACCTGATCAACACCTACACCCGACTTGCCAACGCGGCCCGCCAGGCCGACATCACCCAGGAAATCAGCGAGATCGTCGGTGGCGCGAGCGCCCTGGCCGACGCGACCGCGGGGAGTGACTACTAA
- the atpD gene encoding F0F1 ATP synthase subunit beta has protein sequence MTTTVEPTVPAGVATGRVARVIGPVVDVEFPVDAMPEIYNALSVEVPDPAAPGTTKTLTLEVAQHLGEGVVRTISMQPTDGLVRQAPVTDTGKGITVPVGDFTKGKVFNTLGEVLNEPEANGQESERWEIHRKAPKFEDLESKTEMFETGLKVVDLLTPYVKGGKIGLFGGAGVGKTVLIQEMIMRVAKLHEGVSVFAGVGERTREGNDLIAEMEESGVLDKTALVFGQMDEPPGTRLRVALAGLTMAEYFRDVQKQDVLFFIDNIFRFTQAGSEVSTLLGRMPSAVGYQPNLADEMGLLQERITSTRGHSITSMQAIYVPADDLTDPAPATTFAHLDATTVLSRPISEKGIYPAVDPLDSTSRILDPRYISQDHYTTAMRVKGILQKYKDLQDIIAILGIDELGEEDKLVVHRARRVERFLSQNTHAAKQFTGVDGSDVPLDESIAAFNAICDGDFDHFPEQAFFMCGGLEDLKKNAKELGVS, from the coding sequence ATGACCACCACTGTTGAGCCGACCGTTCCGGCCGGCGTGGCCACCGGCCGCGTCGCGCGGGTCATCGGCCCGGTCGTCGACGTGGAGTTCCCCGTCGACGCGATGCCGGAGATCTACAACGCGCTGTCCGTCGAGGTCCCGGACCCGGCTGCCCCGGGCACGACCAAGACCCTGACGCTCGAGGTCGCGCAGCACCTCGGCGAGGGCGTCGTGCGCACCATCTCGATGCAGCCCACCGACGGCCTGGTCCGCCAGGCCCCGGTGACCGACACGGGCAAGGGCATCACCGTCCCGGTCGGCGACTTCACCAAGGGCAAGGTGTTCAACACCCTCGGTGAGGTGCTGAACGAGCCGGAGGCCAACGGCCAGGAGTCCGAGCGCTGGGAGATCCACCGCAAGGCCCCGAAGTTCGAGGACCTCGAGTCCAAGACCGAGATGTTCGAGACCGGCCTGAAGGTCGTCGACCTTCTCACCCCGTACGTCAAGGGCGGGAAGATCGGTCTGTTCGGTGGCGCCGGCGTCGGCAAGACCGTCCTCATCCAGGAAATGATCATGCGTGTGGCGAAGCTGCACGAGGGCGTTTCCGTGTTCGCCGGCGTCGGTGAGCGCACCCGTGAGGGCAACGACCTCATCGCCGAGATGGAGGAGTCCGGCGTTCTGGACAAGACCGCGCTGGTCTTCGGCCAGATGGACGAGCCCCCGGGCACCCGTCTGCGGGTCGCCCTGGCCGGTCTGACCATGGCGGAGTACTTCCGCGATGTGCAGAAGCAGGACGTGCTGTTCTTCATCGACAACATCTTCCGCTTCACCCAGGCCGGTTCCGAGGTGTCCACCCTGCTCGGCCGCATGCCGTCCGCGGTGGGCTACCAGCCGAACCTGGCGGACGAGATGGGCCTCCTCCAGGAGCGCATCACCTCGACCCGCGGTCACTCGATCACCTCGATGCAGGCGATCTACGTCCCCGCGGACGACCTGACCGACCCGGCGCCGGCGACCACCTTCGCCCACCTCGACGCGACGACGGTGCTCTCCCGTCCGATCTCCGAGAAGGGCATCTACCCCGCGGTGGACCCGCTGGACTCCACGTCCCGCATCCTGGACCCGCGCTACATCTCGCAGGACCACTACACGACCGCCATGCGCGTCAAGGGGATCCTCCAGAAGTACAAGGACCTCCAGGACATCATCGCGATCCTCGGCATCGACGAACTGGGCGAGGAGGACAAGCTGGTCGTCCACCGTGCCCGTCGGGTCGAGCGCTTCCTGTCCCAGAACACCCACGCGGCGAAGCAGTTCACCGGCGTGGACGGCTCGGACGTTCCGCTGGACGAGTCGATCGCCGCGTTCAACGCGATCTGCGACGGCGACTTCGACCACTTCCCGGAGCAGGCCTTCTTCATGTGCGGTGGTCTCGAGGACCTCAAGAAGAACGCCAAGGAGCTGGGCGTCTCCTGA
- a CDS encoding F0F1 ATP synthase subunit epsilon — protein MAAELHVELVAADRQVWSGEADLVVARTTSGDIGVMPGHQPLLGVLESGPVTIRTSEATVVAAVHGGFISFADNKLSLLAEIAELADEIDAQRAERALERAKTDDDAAAGRRAEVRLRAVAVR, from the coding sequence TTGGCTGCTGAGCTGCACGTCGAGCTGGTCGCCGCCGACCGCCAGGTCTGGTCGGGCGAGGCCGACCTGGTCGTCGCGCGCACCACGTCCGGCGACATCGGCGTCATGCCCGGTCACCAGCCGCTGCTCGGTGTGCTGGAATCGGGCCCGGTGACCATCCGTACGAGCGAGGCGACGGTCGTCGCCGCCGTGCACGGCGGTTTCATCTCGTTCGCCGACAACAAGCTGTCGCTGCTGGCGGAGATCGCCGAGCTGGCGGACGAGATCGACGCCCAGCGCGCCGAGCGTGCGCTGGAGCGTGCGAAGACCGACGACGACGCCGCCGCCGGGCGGCGCGCCGAGGTCCGGCTGCGCGCGGTGGCGGTGCGCTGA
- a CDS encoding DUF2550 domain-containing protein, with protein MFLALLVSGLVVALVVIGLFVFGLRRRLIQRSGGTFDCSLRWNAPDEDDHSGKGWVYGVARYNGDRVEWFRVFSYAPRPRRALERSAIEVVSRRLPEGEEELALLSDAVVLGCLHRGIRLELAMSEDALTGFLAWLEAAPPGQRVNVA; from the coding sequence ATGTTCCTCGCTCTGCTTGTGAGCGGACTGGTCGTCGCACTGGTGGTGATCGGGCTCTTCGTCTTCGGCCTGCGCCGCAGACTGATCCAGCGCTCGGGGGGCACCTTCGACTGCAGCCTGCGCTGGAACGCGCCCGACGAGGACGACCACTCCGGCAAGGGCTGGGTGTACGGCGTGGCCCGCTACAACGGCGACCGGGTCGAGTGGTTCCGGGTCTTCTCCTACGCCCCCAGGCCGCGGCGCGCCCTGGAGCGCTCGGCCATCGAGGTGGTCTCCCGGCGCCTGCCCGAGGGCGAGGAGGAGCTGGCGCTGCTGTCGGACGCGGTCGTCCTCGGCTGCCTGCACCGCGGCATCCGCCTCGAACTGGCGATGAGCGAGGACGCCCTGACCGGCTTCCTGGCCTGGCTCGAGGCAGCCCCTCCGGGCCAACGAGTCAATGTGGCCTAA